The Synergistaceae bacterium genome includes a window with the following:
- a CDS encoding glycosyltransferase, translating to MKYFSADNDIYASIVTYNPDISRLKKNISALLSNGVKRIIIVENGSKNISEIEKMLAGCFQGKPILIRNPENMGIAYALNQSLNTANKQGCRWLLTLDQDSICGKNYFAGMSEYLSRSDIGIIYPKIYDPDVKSERSIKISRLQSFFRGHSKNDNLPMPITSGALTNVSAGINSGGFTDRLFIDCVDHDFNLKLYEHNFKIIESPTAILYHSLGKPKGYRFLGWYFISNGYPAWRYYYITRNAWLLKQSHPSDLYKKWCNKNLRRSLSPLRILHVFIANHFDFHYISYMFKGHYDGICKKIRPHNEIIK from the coding sequence ATGAAATATTTTTCTGCGGATAATGATATTTATGCATCCATTGTCACATATAATCCAGACATTTCCCGTCTTAAAAAAAATATTTCCGCACTTCTGTCAAACGGAGTCAAAAGGATCATTATCGTGGAAAATGGGTCAAAAAACATCTCTGAGATTGAAAAAATGCTGGCAGGCTGTTTTCAGGGAAAACCCATACTAATAAGAAACCCTGAAAATATGGGCATCGCATATGCATTGAATCAATCTCTCAACACCGCAAATAAACAGGGTTGCAGGTGGCTATTGACTCTTGATCAGGACAGTATCTGCGGTAAGAATTATTTCGCAGGCATGTCTGAATATCTGTCACGGAGCGACATCGGGATCATATATCCAAAGATATATGACCCCGATGTCAAATCTGAACGCAGCATAAAAATAAGCAGGCTCCAATCTTTCTTTAGGGGGCACTCAAAAAATGATAACTTGCCTATGCCCATTACATCCGGAGCTCTGACGAACGTATCTGCCGGTATCAATTCAGGCGGTTTTACAGATCGCCTTTTCATTGACTGTGTGGATCATGACTTCAATTTAAAATTATATGAGCATAATTTTAAGATTATCGAAAGTCCAACAGCCATCCTCTACCACTCTTTGGGAAAACCGAAGGGATACCGTTTTCTTGGATGGTACTTTATTTCAAACGGATACCCTGCCTGGCGATATTATTACATAACAAGAAATGCGTGGCTGCTCAAGCAGAGCCATCCTTCCGATTTATACAAAAAATGGTGTAATAAGAATCTGCGGCGCTCTCTTTCCCCTCTTCGGATTCTGCATGTTTTTATCGCTAACCATTTTGATTTTCATTACATCTCCTACATGTTTAAAGGCCACTATGACGGTATCTGTAAAAAAATTCGCCCGCATAACGAAAT